Proteins encoded together in one Microbacterium sp. ABRD28 window:
- a CDS encoding acyl-CoA dehydrogenase codes for MADAAVRPETPASDSRTPAGGAPTAAHTAAEASEARIDIDAVTNLLLGTWADTRREARELIKDSAFWQVNDLTVAEHRERTLTQLHLLADNGGGRRAFPAEYGGGDDNGANLAGFEELVLADPSLQIKSGVQWGLFASAIYQLGTKKHWDRWLRPVMSMELPGAFAMTETGHGSDVAAIGTTATYDPDTEEFVIHTPFRAAWKDYLGNAALHGKAATVFAQLITGGVNYGVHCFFVPIRDDEGAFLPGIGGEDDGPKGGLNGIDNGRLHFDQVRVPRENLLNRYGDVAPDGSYSSPIDSPGRRFFTMLGALVQGRVSLDGAVTTASALALYIAVTYGNQRRQFDSGAGSDEVMLLDYGKHQRRLLPLVAQNYAQFFAHDELLRKFDGVFSGRADTPEEREDLETLAAALKPLSTWNALNTIQESREACGGQGFLAENRMTGLRHDLDVYVTFEGDNNVLLQLVGKRLLSDYAKQFKGKDAAALARFAAAQTAGKVFHGAGLRQLGQAVADFGSTARSVELGLRAEQQHEILSGRVEQMVADLAAALRPASKLDKAEAAALFNRHQAELIEAARAHGELLQWEAFSDGVKAVTDPGTRQVLTWLRDLFGLHLIEKNLAWYLINGRLSTQRAAAVSRYIDRLCARLRPHAQDLVDAYGFAPEHVRAPIASGEERVRQEEAREYYRARAAAGNEPISEKSLQKGKTLQKK; via the coding sequence ATGGCCGACGCCGCCGTTCGTCCTGAAACCCCCGCATCCGACTCCCGCACGCCCGCCGGCGGAGCGCCGACCGCCGCCCACACGGCGGCCGAGGCATCCGAGGCCCGCATCGACATCGATGCCGTCACGAACCTGCTGCTCGGCACGTGGGCCGACACCCGCCGCGAGGCGCGCGAGCTGATCAAGGACTCCGCGTTCTGGCAGGTCAACGACCTGACGGTCGCCGAGCACCGTGAGCGCACCCTCACGCAGCTGCACCTCCTCGCCGACAACGGCGGCGGGCGCCGCGCGTTCCCCGCCGAGTACGGCGGTGGCGACGACAACGGCGCCAACCTCGCCGGTTTCGAGGAGCTCGTGCTCGCCGACCCGAGCCTTCAGATCAAGTCGGGTGTGCAGTGGGGGCTCTTCGCCTCGGCGATCTACCAGCTGGGCACCAAGAAGCACTGGGACAGGTGGCTCCGCCCTGTCATGTCGATGGAGCTCCCCGGGGCGTTCGCCATGACCGAGACCGGGCACGGGTCCGACGTCGCCGCCATCGGCACCACCGCGACCTACGACCCCGACACCGAGGAGTTCGTCATCCACACGCCGTTCCGTGCGGCCTGGAAGGACTACCTCGGCAACGCGGCCCTGCACGGCAAGGCCGCGACGGTCTTCGCGCAGCTGATCACCGGCGGCGTCAACTACGGCGTGCACTGCTTCTTCGTGCCGATCCGCGATGACGAGGGCGCCTTCCTCCCCGGCATCGGCGGCGAGGACGACGGACCCAAGGGCGGCCTGAACGGCATCGACAACGGCCGCCTGCACTTCGACCAGGTGCGCGTCCCGCGTGAGAACCTTCTCAACCGCTACGGCGACGTCGCGCCCGACGGCTCGTACTCGAGCCCCATCGACAGCCCCGGGCGTCGCTTCTTCACGATGCTCGGCGCCCTCGTGCAGGGACGCGTCTCTCTCGACGGGGCCGTCACGACGGCATCCGCTCTGGCTCTCTACATCGCCGTCACCTACGGCAACCAGCGCCGTCAGTTCGACTCGGGAGCCGGCAGCGACGAGGTCATGCTGCTCGACTACGGCAAGCACCAGCGGCGGCTGCTGCCGCTCGTCGCCCAGAACTACGCCCAGTTCTTCGCCCACGACGAACTGCTGCGCAAGTTCGACGGGGTCTTCTCGGGCCGCGCCGACACCCCTGAGGAGCGCGAGGACCTCGAGACCCTCGCCGCGGCGCTGAAGCCGCTGTCGACCTGGAACGCGCTGAACACGATCCAGGAGAGCCGCGAGGCGTGCGGCGGTCAGGGATTCCTGGCCGAGAACCGGATGACGGGGCTGCGCCACGACCTCGACGTGTACGTCACCTTCGAGGGTGACAACAACGTGCTCCTCCAGCTGGTCGGCAAGCGCCTGCTCTCGGACTACGCCAAGCAGTTCAAGGGCAAGGATGCCGCGGCGCTCGCCCGGTTCGCGGCAGCCCAGACGGCGGGCAAGGTGTTCCACGGTGCGGGGCTACGCCAGCTCGGGCAGGCCGTCGCCGACTTCGGCTCCACCGCCCGCTCGGTGGAACTCGGACTCCGCGCCGAGCAGCAGCACGAGATCCTGTCGGGACGCGTCGAGCAGATGGTCGCCGATCTCGCCGCGGCGCTCCGCCCCGCCTCCAAGCTCGACAAGGCCGAGGCGGCGGCGCTGTTCAATCGTCACCAGGCCGAGCTCATCGAGGCGGCCCGCGCGCACGGCGAGCTGCTGCAGTGGGAGGCCTTCTCCGACGGGGTCAAGGCCGTGACCGACCCCGGCACCCGCCAGGTGCTCACCTGGCTGCGCGATCTGTTCGGTCTTCACCTCATCGAGAAGAATCTCGCGTGGTACCTCATCAACGGGCGTCTCTCGACCCAGCGCGCCGCCGCGGTGTCGCGCTACATCGACCGGCTCTGCGCGCGGCTGCGGCCCCACGCCCAGGATCTCGTCGACGCCTACGGGTTCGCGCCCGAGCATGTGCGCGCCCCCATCGCCTCGGGTGAGGAGCGCGTGCGCCAGGAGGAGGCCCGGGAGTACTACCGCGCCCGAGCCGCCGCCGGCAACGAGCCGATCTCGGAGAAGTCGCTGCAGAAGGGCAAGACGCTGCAGAAGAAGTAG
- the recQ gene encoding DNA helicase RecQ produces MAHADRYPLDEAPPFDLVSPDLPPPDDEWYPPEDVWQPPDDAPAAPAAAPSVARRDFTGGDPRAVLKEVYGYDAFRGDQAAVVEHVIAGGDAVVLMPTGAGKSVTYQVPALVRPGTGLVISPLIALMHDQVDALVANGVRAAYLNSTQSQPERAATERAYLAGKIDLLYVAPERLSHPATTALLQRGRLSVIAVDEAHCVSQWGHDFRPDYLALGDLAERFPGVPRLALTATATRETHRELTERLRLPDARHFVASFDRPNIQYRIEPKVEPRKQLVSFIRAQPEGSAGIVYALSRKTVEQTAEYLRAQRIDALPYHAGLPAEMRAAHQARFLRDDGVVMVATIAFGMGIDKPDVRFVAHIDLPKSVEGYYQETGRAGRDGEPSIAWMAYGLGDVVQQRRLIDASPGDRVFKTRLGQHLDAMLALCETVGCRRQNLLAYFGQPSDPCGNCDTCLEPPETWEGTVAAQKLLSTIVRLQRERNQSFGAGQLIDILRGNSTERVRQQRHDQLATFGIGDDLSEQDWRSVIRQLLARGILVARGEYGTLALGDAAPDVLRGDSAVPLRRDVLGRSGGGGRVRKAAASETLDDGDKPLFEALRAWRAGVAREQGVPAYIVFGDATLRALAERRPESAADLEGIPGIGAKKREAYGEAVLDVVRAG; encoded by the coding sequence GTGGCGCACGCGGACCGATACCCCCTCGACGAGGCGCCCCCCTTCGATCTCGTCTCTCCCGACCTGCCGCCGCCCGACGACGAGTGGTACCCGCCGGAAGACGTCTGGCAGCCCCCGGATGACGCGCCGGCAGCCCCGGCCGCCGCGCCGAGTGTCGCGCGCCGCGACTTCACCGGCGGCGACCCGCGGGCGGTTCTGAAAGAGGTCTACGGCTACGACGCGTTCCGCGGCGACCAGGCCGCGGTGGTCGAGCACGTCATCGCCGGCGGTGACGCGGTGGTGCTCATGCCGACCGGCGCCGGGAAGAGCGTCACCTATCAGGTGCCCGCTCTCGTGCGACCGGGCACCGGCCTGGTGATCTCCCCCCTCATCGCCCTCATGCACGACCAGGTCGATGCGCTCGTCGCCAACGGCGTGCGTGCGGCCTACCTCAATTCCACGCAGTCCCAGCCCGAGCGCGCCGCCACCGAGCGCGCGTACCTCGCCGGCAAGATCGACCTCCTCTACGTCGCGCCCGAGCGGCTCTCCCACCCGGCGACCACCGCGCTCCTCCAGCGCGGCCGGCTGAGCGTGATCGCCGTCGACGAGGCCCACTGCGTGTCGCAGTGGGGGCACGACTTCCGGCCCGATTACCTCGCCCTCGGCGATCTCGCCGAGCGATTCCCCGGCGTTCCGCGGCTGGCCCTGACCGCCACCGCCACCCGCGAGACCCATCGCGAGCTCACCGAGCGGCTCCGCCTGCCCGACGCCCGCCACTTCGTCGCGAGCTTCGACCGTCCCAACATCCAGTACCGCATCGAGCCGAAGGTCGAGCCGCGCAAGCAGCTGGTCTCGTTCATCCGCGCCCAGCCCGAGGGGTCGGCGGGCATCGTCTACGCCCTCAGCCGGAAGACCGTCGAGCAGACCGCCGAGTACCTCCGGGCGCAGCGCATCGACGCGCTGCCGTACCACGCCGGGCTCCCGGCCGAGATGCGCGCCGCTCACCAGGCGCGGTTCCTCCGCGACGACGGGGTGGTGATGGTGGCCACCATCGCGTTCGGGATGGGGATCGACAAGCCCGACGTGCGGTTCGTCGCGCACATCGACCTGCCCAAGTCGGTCGAGGGCTACTACCAGGAGACCGGGCGCGCCGGGCGCGACGGCGAGCCGAGCATCGCGTGGATGGCCTACGGGCTGGGCGACGTGGTCCAGCAGCGTCGCCTGATCGACGCCTCCCCAGGTGACCGCGTGTTCAAGACCCGCCTGGGTCAGCACCTGGACGCGATGCTGGCGCTGTGCGAGACGGTCGGATGCCGCCGGCAGAACCTCCTCGCCTACTTCGGCCAGCCCTCCGACCCCTGCGGCAACTGCGACACCTGCCTCGAGCCTCCCGAGACGTGGGAGGGCACCGTCGCCGCGCAGAAGCTGCTGTCCACGATCGTGCGGCTGCAGCGCGAGCGCAACCAGTCGTTCGGCGCCGGACAGCTCATCGACATCCTCCGCGGCAACAGCACCGAGCGAGTGCGTCAGCAGCGGCACGATCAGCTGGCCACCTTCGGCATCGGCGACGACCTGAGCGAGCAGGACTGGCGCAGCGTCATCCGGCAGCTCCTCGCCCGCGGCATCCTCGTCGCCCGCGGCGAGTACGGCACTCTCGCTCTCGGCGACGCGGCGCCCGACGTGCTGCGCGGCGACAGCGCGGTGCCGCTCCGCCGTGACGTGCTCGGGCGGTCGGGCGGCGGTGGTCGCGTTCGCAAAGCCGCGGCGAGCGAGACGCTGGATGACGGCGACAAGCCGCTGTTCGAGGCGCTGCGCGCCTGGCGCGCGGGCGTCGCACGCGAGCAGGGTGTGCCCGCGTACATCGTGTTCGGCGACGCGACACTGCGCGCGCTCGCCGAACGCCGCCCCGAGAGCGCGGCCGACCTCGAAGGCATCCCTGGAATCGGGGCGAAGAAGCGCGAGGCGTACGGCGAGGCCGTCCTCGATGTGGTCCGGGCCGGCTGA
- a CDS encoding DUF1697 domain-containing protein, with protein sequence MPTFLAFLRAVNLGPKRVFPKDDIRRVVESLGFEGVATYINTGNVRFTTPMRSRARIESTLEAAFAADRGFDVPTIVFTQTEFRSIAADVAELAAAHPGLARHYVSLLKDELSSAQAAAVEATSGDLGRMVVRGRAAHALLGDGYRSGEVDPLAATKLLGVATNRTHTVVTALAERWC encoded by the coding sequence GTGCCGACCTTTCTCGCCTTCCTCCGTGCCGTCAATCTCGGCCCGAAGCGCGTCTTCCCGAAAGACGACATCCGCCGGGTCGTGGAGAGCCTCGGGTTCGAAGGCGTCGCGACCTACATCAACACCGGCAACGTCCGTTTCACCACGCCGATGCGCTCTCGCGCACGCATCGAATCGACGCTGGAGGCGGCCTTCGCCGCCGATCGTGGATTCGACGTGCCGACGATCGTCTTCACGCAGACCGAGTTCCGGTCGATCGCGGCCGATGTCGCAGAACTCGCCGCCGCGCATCCGGGCCTCGCGCGCCACTATGTCTCCCTGCTGAAGGACGAGCTGTCCTCGGCGCAGGCGGCGGCCGTCGAGGCGACCTCCGGGGATCTGGGCAGGATGGTCGTCCGCGGGCGCGCGGCCCACGCCCTGCTCGGCGACGGCTACCGGAGCGGCGAGGTCGATCCGCTCGCCGCGACGAAGCTGCTGGGCGTCGCGACCAACCGCACGCACACCGTCGTCACGGCCCTCGCCGAGCGGTGGTGTTGA
- a CDS encoding formate--tetrahydrofolate ligase has translation MSNIDIAQAAQLEPIGVIADRLGIPAEALEPYGRHKAKVSLEFARSIRDRPRGHLVLVTAVSPTPAGEGKTTTTVGLGDALNRVGARAAICLREPALGPVFGMKGGAAGGGYAQVVPMEDINLHFTGDFAANGVATNLLAALIDNHIHHGNALGIDVRRVTWRRVLDVNDRALRDVVAGLGGPGNGYPRESGFDIVVASEVMAIFCLATDLADLKARLGEIVIGHTRERQPVRARDLDAHGAMAALLRDALAPNLVQTLEHTPAFVHGGPFANIAHGCNSYLATDTALHLADYVVTEAGFGSDLGAEKFVDILCRSTGLRPSAAVIVATVRAMKYHGGVEVADLATEDVAALRRGAVNPRRHIEIVHGVLGLPVVVAINHRAEDTDAEVAALQEEAAAAGVTAVVARHFAEGGRGAEELAREVVRLCEEPSEPALTYPDDATLWDKMRAIATRIYGASDVTASSAVRAQIRRLQEEGYGGYPVCVAKTQYSFSTDPRLRGAPTGHVVDIREVRLAAGARFVVMICGDIMTMPGLPAVPAANTIDVTDDGRIVGLF, from the coding sequence ATGAGCAACATCGACATCGCCCAGGCGGCGCAGCTCGAACCCATCGGGGTGATCGCCGACAGGCTCGGCATCCCCGCCGAGGCCCTCGAACCCTACGGGCGGCACAAGGCCAAGGTGTCGCTGGAGTTCGCCCGCAGCATCCGGGATCGCCCGCGCGGCCACCTCGTCCTGGTGACCGCGGTCTCCCCGACGCCGGCGGGCGAGGGGAAGACCACGACGACGGTCGGCCTCGGCGACGCGCTGAACCGGGTCGGGGCGCGTGCCGCCATCTGCCTGCGCGAGCCGGCGCTCGGTCCGGTGTTCGGGATGAAGGGCGGCGCGGCCGGGGGCGGGTACGCGCAGGTGGTGCCGATGGAAGACATCAACCTGCACTTCACCGGCGACTTCGCCGCGAACGGTGTGGCGACGAACCTCCTCGCGGCCCTCATCGACAACCACATCCATCACGGCAACGCCCTCGGCATCGACGTCCGCCGGGTCACGTGGCGGCGGGTGCTCGATGTGAACGACCGCGCCCTGCGCGACGTGGTCGCGGGCCTCGGCGGCCCGGGCAACGGCTATCCGCGTGAGAGCGGGTTCGACATCGTCGTGGCGAGCGAGGTGATGGCCATTTTCTGCCTCGCCACCGACCTCGCCGACCTGAAGGCGCGGCTGGGCGAGATCGTGATCGGCCACACGCGCGAGCGGCAGCCGGTGCGCGCCCGTGACCTCGACGCGCACGGTGCCATGGCGGCGCTGCTGCGCGATGCGCTGGCGCCCAACCTCGTCCAGACGCTCGAGCACACCCCGGCGTTCGTCCACGGTGGTCCGTTCGCGAACATCGCGCACGGCTGCAACTCGTACCTCGCGACCGACACGGCGCTGCACCTGGCCGACTACGTCGTGACCGAGGCGGGATTCGGATCCGACCTCGGCGCCGAGAAGTTCGTCGACATCCTCTGCCGCTCCACGGGGCTGCGTCCCTCGGCTGCCGTCATCGTCGCCACGGTGCGGGCGATGAAGTACCACGGCGGTGTCGAGGTCGCAGACCTCGCCACGGAAGATGTCGCGGCGCTCCGCCGCGGCGCGGTCAACCCGCGGCGCCACATCGAGATCGTGCACGGTGTGCTCGGTCTTCCCGTGGTCGTGGCGATCAACCACCGGGCCGAAGACACCGATGCCGAGGTCGCCGCGCTCCAGGAGGAGGCGGCAGCCGCCGGGGTCACCGCCGTCGTCGCCCGGCACTTCGCCGAGGGCGGTCGAGGCGCAGAGGAGCTCGCCCGCGAGGTCGTGCGCCTTTGCGAAGAACCGTCGGAGCCGGCGCTCACCTATCCCGATGACGCGACCCTGTGGGACAAGATGCGGGCCATCGCCACGCGCATCTACGGCGCATCCGATGTCACCGCCTCCAGCGCCGTGCGCGCGCAGATCCGTCGCCTCCAGGAGGAGGGGTACGGCGGGTATCCCGTCTGTGTGGCCAAGACGCAGTACTCGTTCTCGACCGACCCGCGCCTGCGCGGGGCGCCGACCGGTCACGTCGTCGACATCCGCGAGGTGCGCCTGGCCGCCGGCGCCCGCTTCGTCGTGATGATCTGCGGCGACATCATGACGATGCCGGGCCTGCCCGCCGTGCCCGCCGCGAACACCATCGACGTCACCGACGACGGGCGGATCGTCGGGCTCTTCTGA
- a CDS encoding DNA-3-methyladenine glycosylase I: MSVVTGPDGRDRCGWVGDDPEYRRYHDEEWGRPLHGDRPLFEKMSLEGFQAGLSWITILRKRPAFRDAFDGFDPIVVAGFGDDDVERLMGDAGIIRNRAKILATIGNARIVAEMPDGALDALMWAYAPDAAGRPRPRSFADLPATTRESDALSRDLKKRGFRFVGSTTMYALMQSSGMVDDHLEGCWRAAESPPV, encoded by the coding sequence ATGAGTGTGGTCACGGGGCCCGACGGACGCGATCGCTGCGGGTGGGTCGGCGACGACCCCGAGTATCGGCGCTACCACGACGAGGAATGGGGCCGACCGCTGCACGGCGACCGGCCGCTCTTCGAGAAGATGAGCCTCGAGGGCTTTCAGGCCGGACTCTCGTGGATCACGATCCTCCGCAAGCGCCCGGCATTCCGCGACGCCTTCGACGGATTCGACCCCATCGTCGTCGCCGGGTTCGGCGACGACGATGTCGAGCGGCTGATGGGCGATGCGGGGATCATCCGCAATCGCGCGAAGATCCTCGCCACGATCGGCAACGCCCGGATCGTCGCCGAGATGCCCGACGGCGCGCTCGATGCCCTGATGTGGGCGTACGCTCCGGATGCCGCGGGCCGGCCGCGCCCGCGGTCGTTCGCCGATCTGCCGGCGACCACCCGCGAGTCGGATGCGCTCAGCCGCGACCTCAAGAAGCGCGGCTTCCGCTTCGTCGGCTCGACGACGATGTACGCGCTGATGCAGTCGTCGGGCATGGTCGACGATCACCTCGAGGGATGCTGGCGCGCGGCGGAATCACCGCCCGTGTGA
- a CDS encoding excinuclease ABC subunit UvrA, with translation MTAASAHIADSHGLIRVVGARENNLKDVTVDIPKRRLTVFTGVSGSGKSSLVFGTIANESQRLINETYPTFVQQFMEQLSRPEVDALENVSASIVVDQERMGANSRSTVGTATDAQAMLRILFSRLGQPSAGASFHYSFNLPQGWCPRCEGLGEVSDINLEQLFDRDKSLAEGALTIPGYSVDGWMVRIFTESGFVDPGKKIRDYSDDELHALLYKEPTKIKVTGINMTYEGLVPKVTKSFLQKDRDALQPHVRAFVDRAVMFTACPECGGSRLNEAARASLIDGISIADAAAMQISDLAAWLDTVDDREVGPLMSGLKHLTATFVEVGLGYLSLDRSSGTLSGGEAQRTKMVRHLGSSLTDITYVFDEPTAGLHPHDIQRMNDLLQRLRDKGNTVLVVEHKPEVIQIADHIVDLGPGAGRAGGEIQYTGDVAGLRASQTLTGRHLDHRASLKAAPRGARGALEIRGATQHNLTGVDVDIPLGILTVVTGVAGSGKSSLIHGNVPSFDDVVVVDQSPIKGSRRSSPATYTGILDTVRTAFAKANGVKASLFSANSAGACPVCKGLGVIITTLGYTQSVETLCEVCEGTGFSAEVREYLLNGKNIAEVLAMSAAEAAEFFPTGPAHTTLARLIDVGLGYITLGQALNTLSGGERQRLKLAISMAKKGAIYVLDEPTTGLHLADVDNLLRLLDRLVDAGNSVIVIEHHQAVMAHADWIIDLGPGAGHDGGRIVFEGTPADLVATADTLTARHLRTYVGG, from the coding sequence ATGACCGCTGCATCCGCTCACATCGCCGATTCGCATGGGCTCATCCGTGTCGTCGGCGCCCGCGAGAACAACCTCAAGGACGTCACCGTCGACATCCCCAAGCGGCGCCTCACCGTCTTCACCGGCGTCAGCGGATCGGGCAAGTCGTCGCTGGTGTTCGGCACGATCGCGAACGAGTCGCAGCGCCTCATCAACGAGACCTACCCGACCTTCGTGCAGCAGTTCATGGAGCAGCTCAGCCGCCCCGAGGTCGACGCGCTCGAGAATGTCAGCGCCTCGATCGTCGTCGATCAGGAGCGCATGGGCGCCAACTCGCGATCGACGGTCGGCACCGCCACCGACGCCCAGGCGATGCTGCGCATCCTCTTCAGCAGGCTCGGGCAGCCCAGCGCGGGCGCGAGCTTCCACTACAGCTTCAACCTGCCGCAGGGCTGGTGCCCGCGCTGCGAGGGACTCGGCGAGGTGAGTGACATCAACCTCGAGCAGCTCTTCGACCGCGACAAGTCGCTCGCCGAGGGCGCGCTGACCATCCCGGGGTACAGCGTCGACGGGTGGATGGTGCGCATCTTCACCGAGTCGGGCTTCGTCGACCCCGGCAAGAAGATCCGCGACTACTCCGACGACGAGCTCCATGCGCTGCTGTACAAGGAGCCGACGAAGATCAAGGTCACCGGCATCAACATGACCTACGAGGGACTCGTCCCCAAGGTCACGAAGTCGTTCCTCCAGAAGGACCGGGATGCGCTGCAGCCCCACGTGCGGGCCTTCGTCGACCGAGCCGTGATGTTCACCGCGTGCCCCGAGTGCGGCGGGTCGCGCCTGAACGAGGCGGCGCGGGCATCCCTCATCGACGGGATCTCGATCGCGGATGCCGCGGCGATGCAGATCTCCGACCTGGCCGCGTGGCTCGACACCGTCGACGACCGCGAGGTCGGGCCGCTCATGTCGGGGCTGAAGCACCTCACCGCGACCTTCGTCGAGGTGGGTCTCGGCTACCTTTCGCTCGATCGATCGTCGGGCACGCTGTCGGGGGGTGAGGCGCAGCGCACCAAGATGGTGCGTCACCTCGGGTCATCGCTCACCGACATCACCTACGTCTTCGACGAGCCGACGGCGGGTCTTCACCCGCACGACATCCAGCGGATGAACGACCTGCTCCAGCGTCTGCGAGACAAGGGCAACACCGTGCTGGTCGTCGAGCACAAGCCCGAGGTCATCCAGATCGCCGACCACATCGTCGACCTCGGACCCGGTGCGGGCCGCGCGGGTGGCGAGATCCAGTACACCGGGGATGTGGCGGGGCTGCGCGCCTCGCAGACCCTCACCGGCCGGCATCTCGACCATCGCGCGTCGCTCAAGGCTGCGCCCCGCGGCGCGCGCGGAGCGCTCGAGATCCGCGGAGCGACACAGCACAACCTCACCGGGGTCGACGTCGACATCCCGCTGGGCATCCTCACCGTCGTCACGGGTGTGGCGGGGTCGGGGAAGTCCTCGCTCATCCACGGGAACGTGCCGTCCTTCGACGACGTGGTCGTCGTCGACCAGTCGCCGATCAAGGGTTCGCGCCGTTCGAGCCCGGCGACCTATACCGGAATCCTCGACACCGTCCGCACCGCGTTCGCGAAGGCCAACGGCGTCAAGGCGTCGCTGTTCAGCGCGAACTCGGCGGGCGCATGCCCGGTCTGCAAGGGTCTCGGCGTCATCATCACCACCCTCGGCTACACGCAGAGCGTCGAGACGCTCTGCGAGGTGTGCGAGGGAACCGGCTTCAGCGCCGAGGTGCGCGAGTACCTCCTGAACGGCAAGAACATCGCCGAGGTGCTGGCGATGTCGGCGGCCGAGGCGGCGGAGTTCTTCCCGACCGGCCCGGCGCACACCACGCTCGCACGGCTCATCGACGTCGGCCTCGGGTACATCACCCTCGGGCAGGCGCTCAACACGCTGTCGGGCGGTGAGCGGCAGCGCCTGAAGCTGGCGATCTCGATGGCCAAAAAGGGCGCGATCTACGTGCTCGACGAACCCACGACGGGGCTTCACCTCGCCGACGTCGACAACCTCCTGCGCCTGCTCGACCGGCTCGTCGACGCCGGCAACAGCGTCATCGTCATCGAGCACCACCAGGCCGT